Within Porites lutea chromosome 2, jaPorLute2.1, whole genome shotgun sequence, the genomic segment AAGATAACTTTGAAACATTGTGAGGAAATGTCTTAAAAGCGCGGGCTCAGTGGCGGGAACACAATCATTGTAACGCAAGCTGTTCGATCGAGCATGTTTAATGTTCGACCTTCTAATCAAAACATTTACTTCATGGCAAATTCCCACAACTTAAGCAATGAGTTTTGAGGAAAGATCCAAATTATTCGTAAACACTTTCCAAGAGTTCACTCGAGAACAGCAAGACGAGGTGTTAAAACAAATCCTTCTGAAATGTCAGGTGTGGAAATCTTGACTTAGTTTCCATTTCCTTAGTTGTAACACTAGtgatagcctgaatttcatccgattgctgcGAGTCGTTTTCTCATCTCAGCACCTCAGCAACGTCGTCACTGAGgaagtaataacgactcgaagtaatcggatgaaatccAGGCTACACTGGTGGAAGATTAATAAACCTAATTAAGTAATTTTGTTTACTCACTGTATTAAGAGGCCCTGccccgcggggggggggggggggggggcatgtcgCTCGTCTGAGTTTTAAAAAGTCTCATGTCGTTGTTTGTAAATGCTTCACGTTGCTGTAGGAAACTGAGCGAAAATTCTTTGTCCGTGTCGGAATTTTAGAAAAGGGGGATAGCGATGTGTTGTGAAGAAACCATTACAGTTCTGCAATTTCTCAGTGGACATTTCACATATTGAACACCTATACATTGCCATTCACGATTATAAAGTGATCCACATTCAACATTTTAAGACTAACTGACCAAGGAAAATTGTCGGAAATTACTTCATCTGGGCATTCAGACTGGTGATAAATAATTTAGCCAAACGACCGTTCTTTGTAGTTTATTCTTGGCTTTGCtgtcactgtcgcaatttggccgagggaggtcTTCCCTTGTCGCAATTTCATTTTACGCTCTGTCgttactttttgggccatgtcgcttgtccgAATTGACCCTGGCAGGGCTGCTATTAAGTTAAGTTTGCATGGTTTGTTATACTCATTATTCATGCATTTTGCCCTGTCCCCTGGGGAGGGGACGTACAaatcaaatgaaatgaaagtaGAAGAAGGAACCCTTACGACTGCACATCTCTGTTTTAGAACCCTGTATGGGACAATGGACATATGACGTAAGTGAACTACTAGCATGAGGTGGGAGGGGGAAGCAATTTACTCCCAGACACATGCTTTGTCACATGGGTATGCTGTGGCTTTAGGGTGGCCTTGTTTCCTTTTGCAGCACTCCAATggtttgttattaattttttgttgcagCCTCTCCAGCTCCGATTGTTATACAGCGAGTTAAAACCTCTACTGGCTGTTGACTTTGTAGCTTCTCTCCCAAAGGAGTTGGCAGAGAGGATCTTCTCATTTCTCCCTGTTAATGCATTATGTCGTGCTGCACAGTGCAGTAGGTTATGGAGGGAGAGATCAAATCATAATGCAATTTGGTAATTATTTTAATGGTCTCAACAATAATAGACCTCTACAActtgatgttttgttttcccaatgaagACCTGATATGATATTTAATTTGAatgaaacagttctctagagtattatcacaagACCACATTGGGAAAACATCTAACATTCAAGCTTAAGAGGTCTACTATTTGAATATAAGAAATGTGTATTAATTTATAAAGCACTCAACGGCTTGGGGCCTATTTATTGATCTGACCTTTTAGCCCTGCACTGTTACAAGTGCTTTCTCAGATCTTGTTCTTAAGAAAATTTCTCCGAGATCTAGCACTGTGACTCGTGGAGGTAGGGCATTTTCCATTGTAAGCCCAATTAAAGGCTTTGGAATTAACTGCCAGTTTCTTGAAAAAAGGCTGCTGACATTGATGTCTTTAAACATCAACTAAAAACCTATCTCTTcaagaaaaatttgttttacCTTATTTCATCTGTTATGtcagaatttttaatttgctaaTTATATAGTTTTTTCTAtagtattaataattaatactaTAGAAATAACTATATaattaacaaattaaacatTCTGACATAACAGATGAAATAAGgtaaaacaaatttttcttgaagagaaacagattttgtaaataaattttgtaACATGATTTGTAAATTGACTTTAGTAGTATGCTTTGTAAAGCATTATGGGGAGTTGGAGAGATAATGATCTATCAataaacttattattattatttattattatgatgTTTCAATTCAGTAGAAACTGAATTAATCAGGATGTCTTTGGGTAACCCTGAAAAATCTGTTCTATTCTTTTTGCACCCTATTTTCATACATTGAAGGCATCGTCTTTGTGTTCTAAATGGATGGGATAGATTTGATGAGGATCTGTTACAAACACCTCACGCAGCACCATCACAAGGTTCTAATATTTCATCAGCAGACTACAGCTTATTAAAGCCTGCTACCTGCCGATGGAAGAAAATCTACATGCGGGCACTTTTACTTGACAAGAATTGGGCACAGGGAAGGTACTCTGTAGCACCACTTCTAAGGGGACACAGGGAACCAATCACATGTATGGATTGCAATGGTAAACACAAGAAATTTCTTTAAATCTCATGACTgttaaaattcttttccttgcatatttttaatattattgccAGAGGTTTTCTTATATGCTCTGATCTTTACAACAGATTTTGTTCACATACTGATCCCTGAAGTTCTGCTTCTGGGATTTCAGCTTCCATGAACTTTCGTTTTGACAATGATATGAGCTGAGACTAGGTGATGCCCAGTTGCCTTCATAATCGAGTATTCTCTGTTGGTTTTGCCTCAGGTAACACCATTGTATCTGGTTCATCAGATAATACTGTACGTGTGTGGGATGTTAAAACAAACAGGATTCTTCTTGTGTTGGGTCCTCCACATACAGACTCTGTGCGGTGCTTGCAACTCAAGGTAAGATAAAATAATAGTTTTATGATAGTTTATTGTGGGGAATATCCATCTAAGCTGCAGGAATGgcgaaatttttaggaaaaTGCAGGGCTCTGTTACTAAGATTTCAACTCAGGTGCTGGGTACACTGTATATGAAATTAGCAGGTGGGTAATTGGACAACTGGAATGTCCCTTTGGTTTATTTGTCTTTTGTGTTTCACAGTAGCTGGGGAAAATCCCTGGCTCCTGGCCCTaagtgacagccctgaaaatGTACTATTGAACTGAGTGTCAGGGGTGCCAAAAAGACCATGATTAAAAAGACTATGATTAAAGGTACACGTTGTGATTTACAATGACTATTTTTAGCTCAGGAACAATATGTTGTAACCATTCCAAACAATCTTGGAGCAATGTTGCCATAAATTGCGCCATAAATCGTCGTTGGGAATCGTCTTGTGTAACATAACCTTAAAGAAAAGGGGgtgtaaaataaaatgaaaactaagACAAAGAAGGGGGAACTTTTGGTTGAAGAGAGCTATATCTGCCACTTTGTTATAAACTACATGAAACCACTTACGGCTGACCTTAGTATTTTGTTGAACAGTAAAGTTACAAGAAAATAGTCACATTGATTCTTCTTAGTTGGTAGGGTGATGGATAATGCTCTTCTATTGGTTTTCATGATCAGTAACTGTGGAATTGTGGCTGTGGTGTGATGTGATAGATCTAGGAAAGAGGCCCTTTTTGTCACCTTAGTTTGAAGCCAAATAGAGGCTAGCAAGGGCCAAGAAATGAAGTGCAACCCCCCTCTCCCTAGGTAATGAACAGGCTTTCCAGTTTCTACCGAAACTGGCAAACAGAAATTGAAACATATCTCTAGCAGTGGATGCTGGTGCTAGACATTAATGACTCATGTCATATGACTTTGATTGTCAAACCAAAAAGGTGGTCTCATGTAGTCACATTCCTTTCTCAATTCTCATTTGCTGATTTCATGGTTACCGATGATAGTTATAAAGCACTAGAAGTTtgcaaacaaaacaactttcatATTTCGCTGATTTTTTACTTTCCTTGAATTAGTCCTTTTAATGGTTGATTCCACCTATGACATACTCAGGAAAGTGACCATGTGAGTATTCAGAAGCCACACAGCCTAAGTTGGCAGCAAAATCAACTACGCATACATATCTTTGAATTCGCCTTCTACCTGTTTCAGTGTTTCTTGGAGTTCATGGTGATGTTAAGATTTCTTGTTGTGTTGTTGTAGGATTCCCTTTGTGTGACTGGCTGTGCTGATGGAGTTATCAGACTGTTTGATCTTAAATCTGGGCGATGCCTCAGGTAATGACACCATTcactaaatgaattttttgttcattgttgAGTGATGGACTAGAATATTTTCAACAATGGATGACCTGTTATGTTGTGTCAACAACTAATATAACataattattcaaatttttGTGACATCACACATCTAATTTAATTGTAAAATACTCACGTGCACATTTATTTCATGTATACAAAGCTTATGGGAATAACATTATTAATAAcactaaacaacaacaacaacttgacTTATAATGTTGAACCCCTTATTTTGTTTGACCTTCTGAGATTTTGATGAAATACCCCTTTCTTGTAAGGGATCTCTCCTCATTTATTTtatctacatgtacatgtatttatcttttttttttttttgcaaaagagACGTGAATGACATCAATACCATCCATATGACAAGTGTCAGAACTTGTGGCGTataacattaatttattcagttctACTGAATACAACTGATGTGAATATTGCCTTCCAATGAAAACTGTCTTTTTTATAATTTCCACGAAATTTTACGTATAAGTGACAGTTTAGTTATTTTTCAGTTCTATTTGTTCCACTTCGGTATTGTATtctttctcttaaaaaaaagaaaaaaaaaactgagaaaaacagCTATGCACTGTTACTACCACATGCTGGAATTTGATGTGTATGTGTCTTAGATCATTTCAGGGACACTCTGGAGGTGTGGAGCATCTATCTTTTGACGGCAGCACCATTATCAGTGCCTCTACTGACCTGTAAGTTCACATGAATGTAACGAGGTTTTCGTGTACGTCTATATCAATGGATGGATTCATGGAATAACGAACGAACGCACGCACGCACGAacaaacgaacgaacgaacgaacgaacgaataTATAAATTGACGGATTGGTAAGAAAGTCAAGGTCAGGAACCTTAAAACTGTCAGTCTGTACTTAAAATATTAGGTGGCAGCGAGTTCCAATAGACCAGATACTGAACTTGTGGAAATTTCGAATCATGCAGCCACATTGTAGACTTATGTTTAAAATGGGGTGACGTGGTTATCGCTACTTTTTAAGCTGCCTGGGAAAGAGTccttatttttaatacattttccatgtttttgtGGTAAAGGACTGTTCGTGTATGGGATGCGGAAACTGGGCGTTTGGTCCACACCATGACCGGCCATTCGGACGAAATACAGGTAAACGCAATTGACTTTATAGGGGTGAACACCCGGGATTAGTGGAAACTGAGTGCTTTAACTCGTGGCCCCTCGAATTATGACAGAGCCGGACAAAAATTGAAGCAAACAAAATACAGTTAACTTTCTCGAAGACGGACACCTTCGGTACCGGCCCTgactgtccgtcttagagaggtgtcttGCTTATTGAGAGTCGAGGTAACGTGACGCCAGTAAAATATTAAGCTGAACCCGTTCACAATGAATACACATCTGTTTTACTTATGCAAAACAGCTATAACTGCATGGAACATTATAACAGAAAAGTGGAATCATTTTCTTATTGTGCAATCAACCGCGCGTCCGTTATAAGCAAACGTTCACGGCTTCGTGGTCTAAATGTGCGACAGTACGCACTCTGCGAACTGGAGCAAGActgcaaaatattaaaaatggaGAGCATCTACATTTCTGTTTTGAGGTATTTTTCACTTCATAAAGCACTTCTTAAGTGTACGTTGACGGTTTGACAAAAAGTTTCAAAAGTGTCCATTGTCCtccttagagaggtgtccgtctcaTGGAGAGTATAGTTGACAAAAAATCGGCACGGACCTACAccaggtgtccgtcttagacaGGTGTCCGTTAAGACAGAGTTAACAGTAGACTTCTTCGTGGTCCCACTACCCCACTGGGACCGAGACATTGACAGGACTCAGAAAAACTGATCCATTGTCGTGGGTCCCCTATAGGTTTATGGGATACGGGATTTGCCTTTTTAGAAGACCGGGATTCgtgattttaaagcaaaatagaGGCGTCATTCGAGATCGAAAGTATGCACGGGGTGCCGAAAATAACCCTCGGGAAAACGGGATTGAACGAAACTTTGAATCGGGATGACAGTATTTAACCCTATTTTGGACCCTCATTGTCCAGTTTTTGATGTGGCCTTGCATTAACATGCAGGTAGTCAAGTTGGCAATACATTTACTGTCCGTTTTTTACAACAAAGTTGCATACACTCTTGTACTGCGATTTGTTATATCGCCTTTTATTTCAGCTTTAccaaacaactttctttttactTTGAAGGTTTTGGTAGCACATGATGAACTGGTGATCACAACGTCATGGGACGAAACCATTCGAATGTGGAATGTCATGTCAGGTACATGTCTCTTGACTCTCAGAGGACACACAGAaggtatttattttttcttgttttattcttccatcttttttctttccataaaTTCTTTCTTGGCGCATGCCAGTTCGTGCAGAAATTGACATAAGATTAAGGTAAAGAATAATCAGGCAACAACAGCAAACATTCATTAGAGGTTATCGTTTGTACCTATCATGTCAATGCAATGGTACTTAATTTCTATAATAAGCAAAGTTATATCATTAGCGCGATTTTCGTGGTACCCGCTTGAAATGATTGcacacaaacaaaactaaagaaaCAAACGATCATGAATATGCGAATTTAATTGGTTTATCGAAAATGCATAAGTTAGCGACGCATCTTAGCATGCAAATCATTTCCGGGTGaagaaaaatttcgaaaaatttaTTACCGTCATACCCACTGTAGGTGGTGATGTGATCGGCCCTCGATGACTGCTATGTAACCACAATAGCTACATGATTACTGGTAACAGTTTTCTTTCCAATTCCCAGCTGTTTACTGCTGCGATTTTGATAACAAGAAAATTATCAGCGGGGGTGGAGACGGCCTTATCAAGGTCTGGGATGCTCAGACGGGAGACAATACCCTCACTATGGTCGGACACACTGGAGAAGTGGTAAATATAACCTAccaataaccaaaggttacgcagtgcgggcgacaacgatcagggtcaaaacgcttttgcgcCGTCGCTGTGGTTTGCGTAAGTTTtacgtgacagatggtcaaaacacgcgagatcagattacgagtgatagaaggtccaaacgcgcgtgatcaaatcgCATTCTGtgtattccattcattcttagttgaagtccaaacgaatgctggctacatacgtgcgacgcatgcgtaataacaaccagGATATTAGGATTGCCGGCTCCTCTTGTCGCTCGCAATTATAATCCTGCATCATCCTTGTAGTATGCAGGATGTTTGTCGCATGAACCTAGTTCAGTTTAGTGGCCTTAGCTCCCACAAGTCACCTGTAGCTTAGTagtagagcatctggactagtaaccagaaggtcattAGGTTCGACTTATTTTGGGGGTACTcggatttttttcttccgagccgccTGTTTCACTGACCGAAAAAGGCAACTTTCTAATATAATCCTGTGATCTCTTTTACACTGCAATATGACTGCAGCCGTTAAGACAAATGCCCCATTCAATACTGTAAGGTCAGCGATCAAATTCACGCCGTTTCGTGAACTATAGAGGGAAGAGGAAATGGTTTACGTGTAGGGTCACAGTATGAATGTAATTAAGAAGGTTATCAGTTTTTTAGGACTGCTTTGCAGCTGTAACAAGGCCTCACAGAAATGTTTGGAAAACAAGTAACAAACAAAGTTAACGTGGAACCTAACCTTAAAACAAAAGAGCTGCGACATATAAGGGTCCAATGAAATTAGGTGCTTTAAAGAGGAGCGAGGCTGCTGTCCTTCTAATATTTGTCGCTCGTAGAACGTGGTGTCCCTCGTTCTAGTCGATGTATTAAGATTAAAAACCTAAACactcaaattttaaaaaaatgttttaactgCTTCTTTATAAGTTAAACCACTTCTTAGTCCGTTAATGCCCAATTTGGCATTTTATTACAGTATTGTCTTAAGTTCAACGATGAAGTCATCGTATCTGGTTCGGCTGACAGCACTGTGCGATTATGGAGCCATCAGGGTAAGACAAATGTCTTGATAGAATGTTACTGGGCTTTTTACAAGTAGCTTACAGGAGATAGGCGTTAGAAGAggatctgttatttttttcagatttaagTTTTGTTTAGTGAAAAAACCAAACCATACTTTTACCGATCGAAAGGAATGTTTTTTATAATATTGGAGGGCTCAGAATGgctgtaacttttttttttaatcgttcCAACATTTCGCGGTATCTTTTAGACATGTCCGACCTTAGGTTTTCCGTCCTTTTTTTTATAACCGAACGCGGGCACACAAGAGATGTTTGTTtcgaaatattattttattactattatcatttattgtcatcatcaatattattattattattattattattattattattattattattattattattattgttattattattttgatgaatATTATTTTTGGCTGTCTTGTTTCAACATTTTGGCGGATTCTCTATACTTAAAAGTACATAAGCGGTTTTTACGTATCATCCAAAATTCGCCCAACGAATGTTACATGCCTGTCgcctctttttttgtttgcaggCACTTTGCTGCACACCCTTGAGGAACATATTGGAGTCGTGCGCTGTCTGTATCTCTCAGGAAATCGACTTGTCTCTGGTGGAGACCAGAAGCGTATTGCTGTCTGGGACATAAAGGTGTGTAGAACTTCTAACTAGACTGCACACTCATATGTGTTCATAATTTCGCAAATAAGGTTATGAAGAAAAGCAGATACTTCCAATAACATAAAAGTGCAAGCTGAATAATATGTCTTGAAATAGTGCAACGTAACTGCAGCACAGTAATGTTCTGGATGGTTTACCCTTTTATTCTCCggttgttcgaaaggtggatagtgctatccagtggatggATCTCTAACCAGCGGATAACGCAGTTGGCTTTCCTAATACTTACTCCGTTAAACAGGGATTTATTCGCTGGATAGTtacttatccggtggatagtggtATCCATCGTTTGAATGACCGGGGCCTAGGGGAAAAAATAGTCAGTAACCTATCTTTACGGGCATATTCGGGCCATCCTTAGATACAGCATCCTCACTCTATTATTTTTTCACAGGAGGGCAAGCTTTTAAGCGTTGTCTATCGTAACCCAGCTTTGCTTCACTTGATGTGGGCGGATGACACTAAATTAATAACAGCTTCCCCGGAGACCCCAGGGACAATAACCATCATTAACTACTGGTAGGTTTTTGTACTTCCTAAGTAATCTCCAAGCGCGTGGATTCAAAAGTGTGTTGCGATGTGAGACGAagacgaacgaacgaacgaacggaACATCTAGCATCATCGAATGTGGATCGGTGTGACATAACACGCTATTAGGCATGAGTGAACTTTCCCATTCCAGTGAGTGGTGCATGCGTGCTGCAAGTTGTTTACAGCCCTCACAGAGCCGCCTGGGGCAAGCAATGTAACAATCATCAGTCATTGATGGTCGTGAAGCAGTTATAACTGAGTGAGATTTACGAACGCCTCGAGTGCTTTGGCATAAGTACTCCTACATCCAAGTACAAATGATAGACCACTCCTTTCTATTCCTGGCACAACTGATGTAACACGCCCGAGCATATAAGCCATTGCATTGTAGAACTTTTTTTACGGTGTGTAGACAGGTTAACAGTTTTCCTGCTGGCCAATTCCCATTTATAACAACAAAGCAAAGATTTTCATCGAAAAACTCGAAATGAATGTAGCGAAAATTCACAATCAAGTAAGATCTCTGTTGAACATGGCGGCATGTTGCTAGGATGCAATTTCGAACCCAGGTCTAATAGCCGTGCGCTTGGTACAAG encodes:
- the LOC140926746 gene encoding uncharacterized protein, producing MSFEERSKLFVNTFQEFTREQQDEVLKQILLKCQPLQLRLLYSELKPLLAVDFVASLPKELAERIFSFLPVNALCRAAQCSRLWRERSNHNAIWHRLCVLNGWDRFDEDLLQTPHAAPSQGSNISSADYSLLKPATCRWKKIYMRALLLDKNWAQGRYSVAPLLRGHREPITCMDCNGNTIVSGSSDNTVRVWDVKTNRILLVLGPPHTDSVRCLQLKDSLCVTGCADGVIRLFDLKSGRCLRSFQGHSGGVEHLSFDGSTIISASTDLTVRVWDAETGRLVHTMTGHSDEIQVLVAHDELVITTSWDETIRMWNVMSGTCLLTLRGHTEAVYCCDFDNKKIISGGGDGLIKVWDAQTGDNTLTMVGHTGEVYCLKFNDEVIVSGSADSTVRLWSHQGTLLHTLEEHIGVVRCLYLSGNRLVSGGDQKRIAVWDIKEGKLLSVVYRNPALLHLMWADDTKLITASPETPGTITIINYW